The genomic DNA atgaattattgtcattttcatccttaaaataccaaaatttccatcCGATTATgtgatgtttaaatattaaatgattgataatttgatcagttaatcAGTACTTCAGTAGACTtcttaccaaatacttttttactcttacttgagtaaaaatatgttgaagtagtgctattcttgcttgagtataatttttgaGTATTCTGCCGTCTTTTTTCCACgcttttattaattattgtatttatttcccATACCTGCACATGTTTCTGTGACAAAGAGCTGATCTGAGCTCCGTGTGCGCTCGCTCACCCATGAGGATCTTGTCCTTGGCGAACTCCAGGTCCTTCATGGTGACCATCTCCTTCCCGTCCATGGCGGCCTTCAGGGCGGACTGGTTCACCAGGTTCTCCAGTTCTGCCCCAGAGAAGCCAACCGTGCCTCGGGCGATGATCTCGGCATTGACggctgaccaaaaacaaaatgacttttcaAGTTATTCGACTCTCTGACTGCGGGATCCTGTGTGGCTCACTGGCTTGGAGCAGCATATCAGCAGATATCTCTGAAATTACCTACCGGGGTCCACTGTGATCTTGGAGAGGTACCAGTTGAGGATCTCTTTGCGACCTTTGACATCGGGGTGGGGAACGGTCACCTGCATGTCAAACCTGCCGGGTCTTACCAGAGCactgaaagcagaaacaatTATCCTCCTTTTACTTCAATTGcctaaaacaaactaaaaactgttgaaacaaactaaagttttacacaaatatccaataaaaacacagaaaacctgcaaaattaactttaaaaaaaaaatctttaaaaacatgttttatttcaatatatatatttttaaagttattaaaagccATTTGGGAAGATTTGAAGTTCAGTCACACTCTTTcaatttttcaaatgacataaAAGCTTTCAATCTTATTTTCTAAGCTATAGCTGCTTCAAACCaccataaaatatttctaaataaaaagaaaaatgttaaattaacttAACTTTGTTCTGCTGGTGGTTCGAGTCTCCACCATGAATTTTAAATATCCTACAgcctcatttattttctttattgtacATTCTCAGTCATGagtttttgctgcatttattttatgtgttgaaACCATCccactttaaaaagaaaagctaattcTAGACAACAATTAACTCAAAGTGGGAACATACTTATCCAGAGCTTCAGCGAAGTTTGTAGCACCAATGACGATGACACCTTCATTGGGTTTGAACCTGGAAAACATTGAAATAGTGttggtttccatggaaatgAGGGATATGAAACACTTATCGTAATAAGTTTCTCAGCTGTACCATCCAGCCCCAATATAAAGTCAATAAAGCAAGACAATGTTGATCGGGAATCGTGTCAAAGCAAGCATGTGCATTATTTATCACACTATAACACTCAGAACCCTAGATGTAGTTTTCACACCcgcaaacaaaatattaagttttatCATCTTTAGTGACATTTAACTAACATTTTGTGTGGATTAAAAGCCAAAAcgcataaaaatgtatttgttttcccaAATATCCAGCTGTGTGTGGACTAGGCCAGACACTGGCGATGAAACTCACCCGTCCATTTCAGCCAGCAGCTGGTTGATGGTTTGTCTGGAGTAGGGATGCATCGGAGACTCGATCCTCTTCCCTCCCACGCTGTCCAACTCGTCGATGAAGATGACGCACGGAGCGTTTGCTTTTGCCTCTTCTGCAAACCACAAAAGGAAAACTTGTTTGTAGTCGGCTTCCTCTCCGCTGCGGTTTTCACTGGTTCTGGAAACGTACTGAAGAGGTTCCTGATGCGACTGGCGCCGACGCCCACAAACATCTCATCAAACTCCGACCCGGAGGCGTAGTAGAAAGGAACGTCTGCTTCCCCCGCTACGGCTCGCGCTAGCAGGGTCTTTCCTGTGCCGGGCGGCCCGACAAGGAGAATCCCTGCACAGAGAGTCAACAGTCAAGCTATTTTCATCCACACCGGCTGatataatcaaaataaaaacgcTACTGGTACCTTTAGGCAGCTTTCCACCCAACACTGTGAACTTCTGTGGTTTTTTGAGGAACTCGACAACGTCTTGCAGCTCGTTCTTTGCCTCCTCCACGCCTTTGACATGCTCGAACGTCACATTCTTCATCTGGACTGGGTCGACTGCTGAGTCGAGGCCCGAAGTGGTGCGAAACCTCACTGTGGGAAAACCCAGAAAACAAGAAAGCTTCtcagaaacaacacaaacaaactggttttacgaaacaaaaatgtagcttTCTGCTTACTGTGGTACAAAGGTAAATATGACGATCCAAACTTATCCTGTCAGTTATTCATTTAGCTCCCGTTCTGCTATGAAACTATGAGCAGCTGCTCTAGAAATGCACATATTGAGAAAAAGAAGCATGCACCAGAATGACCAAACTCTACTTGCACACTGTAACTTGTTTTTCACTTCTATTGTTCTCTACTTAGCAGGATTTTATgggataaaccaacacaaagtaacgCAAAATCATAaccaaaaaaaattgaaatatgaATGAATGTGCCGAAAACATTATATAAAGAATCACAATTTATATTCCTTAAAATTCAGAATCAATCCAAGCctaattttatgtatattttgaataattctataatttctcttttttttccttcagaaaaAGCCAGGCAGCTAAGCTAATACTACTAATTTAAGTTAAAgaattttataaacaaacaacacattttgattaaatttgatATAGTACAGAACcttataaaatagtttaaataaatgttttatttctttcagtcaCATACTTTAAACAGTAAATTTAAACCACgtcaatagaaaaaaaatgtttctgaatcgAATCGTTGGCAATCAAAGATTTGCATCTCTaatgaataaaactaattttattcgGCTTCTTTTCCTCTAATATATTACGTCAGTGAGAATACTTATGCGATTTAGTTCCACATATTTTTTGGTGGGCTTATAAGATAAGAATTGGGCAAtgaaaaagtaggaaaaaattGGGATTGGGTCACAATTTGTGAGATTTCAGCCTTAGTGTCgggtgttttaaaataaaatgtgtcttttgtgGAGGGgcaatgctttaaaaacaataaatctgtcTTGATCCAGGGTTGGAGATTCAACTATCTCTATTGCAGCTcctcaaaagaaaatataccCAAAGCTTACCAAAGAATTGGAAATGTCAAAGACATAAGTATCAACTTAAAGAAGtctaaaaatttgtttttgtgatgctGCGTGATATACAAGAACTTCTGATTGTTGTTAATGGTACGTCTGTTCTCTCATTTGCTCTCCTCTCCGAGTACAAAGTGATGCAACATGAGCAGGAAGCTTCTCTGGTCTCTCTGCCTTCTTAGTCACCGAGAAGTAttagaaaatattcataaattaCTGTTTATTAGAGATAATTTTTGAATttaggataaataaaaatatttcatgacagaaaaaaaagtttttattttcattttcttcggAGAGCTATAGCCCCCCCTACACCTTCCCTAGAACCACCcctgctactttgtgttggtctacctaaaaccctaaaaaacatttaaattagtgGTTGTAACATGTGATAAAGCGATGTAGCTGCAAACAAACACCACCCAGtgttattttaatgaatttataaataaatcatgtgCATGTAGAgctgggattttatttgtatacatAAGAAAGAATGAAAACCGAAACAAACCGGCGTCAGAAAAGGAGCCTTTACCAGAGAGAAAAGGGGTTCTAGAGAGGCCGTAAATGCCGATGAGGAGGAGGACCAGCAGCACCAGCCTGGTTCTCCTCAATGagtctgtaaaaagaaaataacagctCTTACTGCCTTCTCTCAGTTCAATAACAAGCTTTAAGTTTGACCAAATACTCCACACACCTTGAGTTCTCTGAGTTAGAGCTTGGGACCTCATGAACCCGTCGGTGAAGCCAGTCTTGAAAGCCTCCTGCTGGTTTTCAGGAAGGTTTTTGAGTTTCACCACTTGGTCCAGAGAGTGGGCCTCCACTCCTTTCTCCCTCTGGAGCAAACCCTAAAAAAGGAGCCAAAGGTGGCAAATTTAATTATTCTGGCAGTTCTCTAATCATAAACTACAACAAATTAGGGCTGCAAATAAGGATTATTCTAGCATTCTAacaattgaataaaaacatttccacatcatacagattttcatttaaccactgtattagaaatacattaaaagacaaaaactaataatttaattctctttttaaaacaaaaaatagacattttattgcctgaaatgaaataacaaagcattcctttagtgaatttgaaccgggtaaagataaaactaaacaacTTCAGAAGTTTTGGTTGCAACATATTTATAGACATCTAGTCTTAAATGCAAaccatgtatatattttatacagatttggcttaattattgctGTGAGTATGTTTTTTCACCAAatctcctttttaaaaatcagttttaataattaaatgatTGCTTAATtatagttgatgattatttcaataatcaactCATCTCTAAAAAAGTTTATATTGACTTTTCGAACAAACTCGCCTTCATGAAAGCTGGTGTGTAGGCATCGGGTTCTACCGGACCGTCATAACCCGACTCCACTCGTCTGGTCTTTGCTCTGAGAGTTTTGAACCCTCGGCTCTGAAGCCACACTAcgaggagaaaacagaaacgCTAAAATTTGAATCCATTCATGGGCCTCTGAGTAGAGGTTAAATGTAAATGTCTcaccaggcagcagctggaGCTCAGAGCAAGCGTCCCGAAGAGGGCTGTGGTACCGACGGTGGAATAACGGAGAGCCGTGACCCAATAGTCTTTTTTGTGAAAACCCTTTGTGTAAAAACGAAATGTTTCAGGGgtgttttcttgtaaaataaaacaaaagaacagtAGACCAGGTTGATCTTCTCACCATATTTGTTCTGAAAGAAACTGTCTGTAGAAACGTGACTAGTCTTCCATGTTGAGGCAATGGTGGGAGGTTCTTCAGGACTCAGTGGGGGCAGTAACCTGCTGACCAGCTCATTCAGCTGACTCCCCTGGACCTTGGAGAGGCCCAGATCCCTCAGGCTGACACTCGGCTGGCAGCAAACAACAGCGGTGagacaaagagacaaaaaacaacaagccGTGCAACTTCTATGAGTTTTATGGGCCTGGTTTCTATGGATTAGGGTTGAAATGGACAATTCAAATAAACTCTGATCACTACATTTCTTTAATACGcttcaaaatgaattaaaaatcataattttggCAAATTATCCAAAAAGTGTTACTCATATTGTGGATTAATTGAGCACAGATTCAACAacttaaagcatttatttttgtttatttgaatgatCATCGCTCgcaactaatagaaaaaatgcCAGCTGGACAAAATCAAGGATCATTAGATGGAAAATTTGGTTGGGCAATTATTCAACTAAATGTACAAAGTAATGAGGAATAATTTATTCAGCTGTTTAGCTTGATATTTGAAGAaattgtgttgatttatttgttttaattctccTTTGTTTTACCTGCTGTTGCAAAGCGATTCTGTCCATGAATGTGCTTCTAATTGCTTTCATTTGCACAAAATTAAGAAACTGTGAGCAAATATTGCCATCAATTCAATCGATCAACACATGTCTATTTTTGTCTCTCTAATCCGGACTTTCATCACTCTTTGATCTTTAGCGATTTGGGGAATGCCATCTTTGTCTGGTGAGAGCATCTGCTGCTGAGAAAGTCTGTCCAACTGGCTAAATATTACAGCAAATGTTCCTGTAACAGAAACATTAATAACTTGTTGCGAGTACTTTTTGAACTGCAGCCAATATCTTGACTTAAAACGATCAAGATGCACCTGCATATCAACCTACCTCTACTTTTAAtcctactttcttttttaaatctttatgcatttgattaaaaaatactttttgataCATTGTGAATGTCTCGTACTCGTCTCACCTCTTTCAGGTTTGTCTTGTGCTCCTGTCTGAAGTCTTTGTGCAAAGAGTGGACTGAAGCTGTAGCTGAGCTCTTCAGCGAGTGGAGGGCGTTGAGGACCTGGCTGAGAGGAACCACCATCTGTGAGAGGATGAAGACAGGAGGGTGAATAACACGCTTTCCCCACATGATGATCCCCGGTGACCCGCTTAACCTTGACGTtatttacaaccacaaatcGATCATAATAGTTAATATGTAATAAACTGGAAGTAGGTCCAGCTAACACGACAGTAGGTCAGGATTATGTCAGTTTAGTCACATGCTGCTGAAGTACCGAAACTGTCTGTACCGACACGTTTACACTAATTGGGGTAATAGCTGTAATACAGATAAGAGTTAACAGCTGTTAACAGTCGAAATGACGCAAGCACCCGCCCATGTGGACGAAATGTTGCGTTTACAAGCTAAACccttagcattagcattagccgaGTCGAGTTGTCATTAGCTTGAACAAAAGTCTCAACTAAAACAAGCGTAAACATAGGCATTTACTGCTTATGAatgactttaatgtttttaaaacaagagtTGAAGTGACAAACTGAAACTTTTGTCGGATACATGCAGACAAGTTAATTAAATAATCAACCTGTTTCTCAGTCTGTCCGCTTACATACCTGCTGTGGCTGAAATGACGTcgacagagaaaacatttttctcccgTAAGTATTTGCTAGAATCTGTCTTCGATGAGTTACAATGTAAGAACAGaatctcaataaaatgttaacaatCAAGTCCTGCTCGCAGCGGTGTCCTTTTAGCTTCCCCCGTTACACAACTCTCGATAGTTACACAACttttcttttagctaacatCGGGAAATGGATTCTCCCCCCGGCATCTGAGGTCAAATGGACTACAAAATGACGCAGATCGGTTAGTTAAAACTACCAGGAACGTGTCGCGTCCTTGCCTCGCCTGTTTATAAGTAATCattacttattatttttgaaaaaggaTACGTAATGAGGATATTTGATCAATGATTGCGTTCTTAAATATCAATATAAAATCTTTAAAGCAGAGCCCCCtcttctatatatatatatatatatatatatatatatatatatatatatatatatatatatata from Xiphophorus couchianus chromosome 21, X_couchianus-1.0, whole genome shotgun sequence includes the following:
- the LOC114137015 gene encoding ATP-dependent zinc metalloprotease YME1L1-like isoform X2, with the translated sequence MFSLSTSFQPQQMVVPLSQVLNALHSLKSSATASVHSLHKDFRQEHKTNLKEPSVSLRDLGLSKVQGSQLNELVSRLLPPLSPEEPPTIASTWKTSHVSTDSFFQNKYGFSQKRLLGHGSPLFHRRYHSPLRDACSELQLLPVWLQSRGFKTLRAKTRRVESGYDGPVEPDAYTPAFMKGLLQREKGVEAHSLDQVVKLKNLPENQQEAFKTGFTDGFMRSQALTQRTQDSLRRTRLVLLVLLLIGIYGLSRTPFLSVRFRTTSGLDSAVDPVQMKNVTFEHVKGVEEAKNELQDVVEFLKKPQKFTVLGGKLPKGILLVGPPGTGKTLLARAVAGEADVPFYYASGSEFDEMFVGVGASRIRNLFKEAKANAPCVIFIDELDSVGGKRIESPMHPYSRQTINQLLAEMDGFKPNEGVIVIGATNFAEALDNALVRPGRFDMQVTVPHPDVKGRKEILNWYLSKITVDPAVNAEIIARGTVGFSGAELENLVNQSALKAAMDGKEMVTMKDLEFAKDKILMGPERRSVEMDKKNKTITAYHESGHAIVAYYTKDAMPINKATIMPRGPTLGHVSMLPENDRWSETRAQLLAQMDVSMGGRVAEELIFGDENITTGASSDFDGATQIAKLMVTRFGMSDKLGVMTYKDITKQSPETQAAIEHEVRALLKESYDRAKNILKTYSKEHKKLADALLTYETLDAREIQMVLEGKSLNH
- the LOC114137015 gene encoding ATP-dependent zinc metalloprotease YME1L1-like isoform X1 → MFSLSTSFQPQQMVVPLSQVLNALHSLKSSATASVHSLHKDFRQEHKTNLKEPSVSLRDLGLSKVQGSQLNELVSRLLPPLSPEEPPTIASTWKTSHVSTDSFFQNKYGFSQKRLLGHGSPLFHRRYHSPLRDACSELQLLPVWLQSRGFKTLRAKTRRVESGYDGPVEPDAYTPAFMKGLLQREKGVEAHSLDQVVKLKNLPENQQEAFKTGFTDGFMRSQALTQRTQDSLRRTRLVLLVLLLIGIYGLSRTPFLSGKGSFSDAVRFRTTSGLDSAVDPVQMKNVTFEHVKGVEEAKNELQDVVEFLKKPQKFTVLGGKLPKGILLVGPPGTGKTLLARAVAGEADVPFYYASGSEFDEMFVGVGASRIRNLFKEAKANAPCVIFIDELDSVGGKRIESPMHPYSRQTINQLLAEMDGFKPNEGVIVIGATNFAEALDNALVRPGRFDMQVTVPHPDVKGRKEILNWYLSKITVDPAVNAEIIARGTVGFSGAELENLVNQSALKAAMDGKEMVTMKDLEFAKDKILMGPERRSVEMDKKNKTITAYHESGHAIVAYYTKDAMPINKATIMPRGPTLGHVSMLPENDRWSETRAQLLAQMDVSMGGRVAEELIFGDENITTGASSDFDGATQIAKLMVTRFGMSDKLGVMTYKDITKQSPETQAAIEHEVRALLKESYDRAKNILKTYSKEHKKLADALLTYETLDAREIQMVLEGKSLNH